From one Fundidesulfovibrio putealis DSM 16056 genomic stretch:
- a CDS encoding efflux RND transporter permease subunit has product MSLSTGFIRRPVMTTLVMVAIMIFGVMGYNVLPVSDLPNVDFPTIQVTATFPGASAETMASSVATPLEKQFSTIAGLDSMSSNSTLGLTKVTLQFDLSRNIDAAAQDVNSAIAQAVKNTPAEMTTPPTYRKVNPADQPVLYLAISSPTMRLSDLNEYAESMLAQRISMVSGVSQVVVYGSQKYAVRIQLDPDALASRELGIDEVVTSVRNANANLPTGTVSGPTREFTVQASGQLTRAEFYGPIIVAYKNGSPIRLNELGRAFDSVENDRRRNFYNGQPGFVLAIMRQPGTNTVAVVDAVKALLPGFKVQLPEAVNMEIMIDRSVSIKESVEDVKFTLLLTVGLVILVIFLFLRNVSATIIPSLALPLSLLGTFALMQQFGFSLNNISLMALTLSVGFVVDDAIVMLENIVRHMEMGKPPLKAAQEGAAEVSFTILSMTISLTAVFLPVLFMGGVVGRLFREFAVTICVAILFSGFVSLSLTPMLCSLWLKRHDQEKHGRLYTIIENGFTAMLHAYERSLRWVISHRRITMLFSLSLLGVTGWLFSAIPKGFLPSEDIGQIAVVTEAEQGISFDSMVEKQKRLMEIIGKDENVEGFMSVVGAGGPVASLNSGRMFVKLKPRHERPLSADQLIQKLRPQLAQVTGIMAFLQNPPAIRLGGNFSKGLYQYTLQNPDTQDLFKYSAELEEKLKEIPILQDVNSDLQLKNPQVRLEIDRDKTSALGITVRQIEDALYTAYGSRQISTIYAPNSDYQVIMELLPRFQGDPSLMSRLYVRSPVTTKLVPLDVLVKRSIGVGPLSVNHSGQLPSVTISFNLRPGTSLSQAVEAVEDVSRTVLPASFSTKFEGTAQAFQSSFAGLSVLVLLSIVVIYIVLGILYESFIHPLTILSGLPSAGVGALATLMLFKQDLDIYGFVGIIMLIGIVKKNAIMMIDFALEAQRDQNISPAEAIFQGCMVRFRPIMMTSMAALMGTLPIAMGLGAGGEARRPLGLAVVGGLMVSQLLTLYFTPVYYTYLDRFQTWLGKRFKSKNGEEAPAGASQAQPHAPH; this is encoded by the coding sequence GTGAGCCTCTCCACAGGTTTCATCAGACGCCCGGTCATGACCACCCTGGTCATGGTGGCCATCATGATCTTCGGCGTCATGGGCTACAACGTGTTGCCCGTGTCCGACCTGCCCAACGTGGACTTCCCCACCATCCAGGTGACGGCCACCTTCCCCGGAGCCAGCGCGGAGACCATGGCCTCCTCGGTGGCCACCCCGCTTGAGAAGCAGTTCTCCACCATCGCGGGCCTGGACTCCATGAGCTCCAACTCCACCCTTGGCCTCACTAAGGTGACGCTCCAGTTCGACCTGTCGCGAAACATCGACGCCGCAGCCCAGGACGTGAACTCGGCCATCGCGCAGGCGGTCAAGAACACCCCCGCCGAGATGACCACGCCGCCCACCTACCGCAAGGTGAACCCGGCGGACCAGCCCGTGCTGTACCTGGCCATATCCTCGCCCACCATGCGCCTGTCCGACCTGAACGAGTACGCCGAGTCCATGCTGGCCCAGCGCATCTCCATGGTCAGCGGCGTGTCCCAGGTGGTGGTGTACGGCTCCCAGAAATACGCCGTGCGCATCCAGCTGGACCCGGACGCCCTGGCCTCGCGCGAGCTCGGAATCGACGAGGTGGTCACCTCGGTGCGAAACGCCAACGCCAACCTGCCCACCGGAACCGTGTCCGGCCCCACCAGGGAGTTCACGGTGCAGGCTTCGGGGCAGCTCACGCGCGCCGAGTTCTACGGGCCGATCATCGTGGCCTACAAGAACGGCTCGCCCATTCGCCTGAACGAACTGGGCCGCGCCTTCGACTCGGTGGAGAACGACCGCCGCCGCAACTTCTACAACGGCCAGCCCGGCTTCGTGCTGGCCATCATGCGCCAGCCCGGCACCAACACCGTGGCCGTGGTGGACGCGGTGAAGGCCCTGCTGCCCGGCTTCAAGGTCCAGCTGCCCGAAGCCGTGAACATGGAGATCATGATCGACCGCTCGGTCTCCATCAAGGAGTCCGTGGAGGACGTCAAATTCACGCTGCTGCTCACCGTGGGGCTGGTCATCCTGGTCATCTTCCTGTTTTTGCGAAACGTCTCGGCCACGATCATCCCCTCGCTGGCCCTGCCGTTGTCGCTCCTGGGGACGTTCGCGCTCATGCAGCAGTTCGGGTTCAGTCTGAATAACATCTCGCTTATGGCGCTGACCCTCTCGGTGGGCTTCGTGGTGGACGACGCCATCGTCATGCTGGAAAACATCGTCCGGCACATGGAAATGGGCAAGCCGCCGCTCAAGGCGGCGCAGGAGGGTGCGGCCGAGGTCAGCTTCACCATCCTGTCCATGACCATCTCGCTCACGGCGGTGTTTCTGCCGGTGTTGTTCATGGGCGGCGTGGTGGGCAGGCTGTTTCGGGAGTTCGCGGTCACCATCTGCGTGGCCATCCTGTTCTCCGGGTTCGTGTCTTTGTCGCTGACCCCCATGCTGTGCTCCCTGTGGCTCAAGCGTCACGACCAGGAAAAGCACGGCAGGCTCTACACGATCATCGAGAACGGTTTCACCGCGATGCTTCACGCCTATGAGCGTTCGCTGCGCTGGGTCATCTCGCACCGCCGCATCACCATGCTCTTCTCACTGTCGCTGCTGGGCGTGACGGGATGGCTGTTCTCGGCCATCCCCAAGGGCTTCCTGCCGAGCGAGGACATCGGCCAGATCGCCGTGGTCACCGAGGCCGAGCAGGGCATCAGCTTCGACTCCATGGTGGAAAAGCAGAAGCGCCTCATGGAGATCATCGGCAAGGACGAAAACGTGGAAGGCTTCATGTCGGTGGTGGGCGCGGGCGGCCCCGTGGCCTCGCTCAACTCCGGGCGCATGTTCGTGAAGTTGAAGCCCCGGCACGAGCGCCCGCTTTCGGCGGACCAGCTCATCCAGAAGCTTCGCCCGCAACTGGCGCAGGTGACCGGCATCATGGCCTTTTTGCAGAACCCTCCGGCAATCCGCCTGGGCGGCAACTTCTCCAAGGGCCTGTACCAGTACACGCTCCAGAACCCCGACACCCAGGACCTGTTCAAGTATTCTGCGGAGCTTGAGGAAAAACTCAAGGAAATCCCGATACTTCAGGATGTGAACTCCGACCTGCAACTGAAGAACCCCCAGGTGCGCCTGGAGATCGACCGCGACAAGACTTCGGCCCTGGGCATCACCGTTCGCCAGATCGAGGACGCCCTGTACACGGCCTACGGCTCGCGCCAGATATCCACGATCTACGCGCCCAACAGCGACTATCAGGTCATCATGGAGCTCTTGCCGCGCTTCCAGGGCGATCCGTCGCTCATGTCGCGGCTGTATGTGCGCTCCCCTGTAACCACGAAGCTCGTGCCGCTGGACGTGCTGGTGAAACGCTCCATCGGCGTGGGGCCGCTCTCGGTGAACCACTCCGGCCAGCTGCCCTCCGTGACCATCTCCTTCAACCTGCGCCCCGGCACGTCCCTGTCGCAGGCGGTGGAAGCGGTGGAGGACGTTTCGCGCACGGTGCTCCCGGCCAGCTTCTCCACCAAGTTCGAGGGCACGGCCCAGGCGTTCCAGTCCTCGTTCGCGGGCCTGTCCGTGCTGGTGCTGTTGTCCATCGTGGTCATCTACATCGTGCTGGGCATCCTGTACGAGTCCTTCATCCACCCGCTGACCATCCTCTCAGGCCTGCCGTCGGCTGGCGTGGGAGCGCTGGCAACGCTCATGCTCTTCAAGCAGGACCTGGACATCTACGGGTTCGTGGGCATCATCATGCTGATCGGCATCGTGAAGAAGAACGCCATCATGATGATCGACTTCGCCCTGGAGGCCCAGCGAGACCAGAACATCAGTCCGGCGGAGGCCATCTTCCAGGGATGCATGGTGCGCTTTCGGCCCATCATGATGACCAGCATGGCCGCGCTCATGGGCACGCTGCCCATCGCCATGGGGCTTGGCGCGGGCGGCGAGGCCCGCAGGCCGCTTGGCCTGGCCGTGGTGGGCGGTCTCATGGTGTCGCAGCTTTTGACGCTGTACTTCACCCCGGTCTATTACACCTACCTGGACCGCTTCCAGACCTGGCTCGGCAAGCGCTTCAAGAGCAAGAACGGCGAGGAGGCCCCGGCGGGCGCGAGCCAAGCCCAGCCCCATGCGCCTCATTGA
- a CDS encoding M20 family metallopeptidase, with the protein MNATLHEIIELTGELIRFRSTASNQAERTACADFIVAWLKRHGIESQRVTVDGVDSILALPDSGHCRVLFMAHFDVVDAPEHLFTPEVKDGKLFGRGANDDKYAVATSMVLLKRLRERGEPSSTGTLGILLSGDEEVGGRRGAQQALKQVSADFCIALDGGNPESMVVLEKGVLRLKLTARGKAAHGARPWMGVNAIEALMADLAALRPLFDVDAPEHWHRTLNIGMISGGTVVNMVPASAEASLDIRYTEHDDPDALLESIKAAVAGEVTLIRRDSIFNGGQSPLLDRLRTFAPKAELTRAHGASDARFLSEHAIPGIVWGAEGAGTQHSEGEYLVIESLERLVGSLEGFLDCLHAEESGV; encoded by the coding sequence ATGAACGCCACACTTCATGAAATCATCGAGCTTACAGGCGAACTTATCCGCTTCCGTTCCACCGCCTCCAACCAGGCCGAGCGCACGGCCTGCGCCGATTTCATCGTCGCCTGGCTGAAGCGCCACGGCATCGAAAGCCAGCGCGTCACAGTGGACGGCGTGGACAGCATCCTGGCCCTGCCCGATTCCGGACATTGCCGCGTGCTGTTCATGGCCCACTTCGACGTGGTGGACGCGCCGGAGCACCTGTTCACCCCCGAAGTGAAGGACGGCAAGCTCTTTGGTCGCGGAGCCAACGACGACAAGTACGCCGTGGCCACATCCATGGTGCTGCTCAAGCGCCTGCGGGAGCGCGGCGAACCCAGCTCCACAGGCACTCTGGGCATACTCCTGAGCGGCGACGAGGAGGTCGGCGGACGGCGCGGCGCGCAACAGGCATTGAAGCAGGTCTCGGCGGACTTCTGCATCGCCCTGGACGGCGGCAACCCCGAGAGCATGGTGGTGCTGGAAAAGGGCGTCCTGCGCCTGAAGCTGACCGCGCGCGGCAAGGCAGCCCACGGCGCGCGCCCCTGGATGGGCGTCAACGCCATCGAGGCCCTCATGGCCGATCTGGCGGCGCTGAGACCCCTCTTCGACGTGGACGCCCCCGAGCACTGGCATCGCACCCTGAACATCGGCATGATAAGCGGCGGCACCGTGGTGAACATGGTCCCGGCCAGTGCCGAGGCCTCCCTGGACATCCGCTACACCGAGCACGACGACCCCGATGCCCTGCTGGAATCCATCAAGGCCGCCGTGGCTGGCGAAGTCACGCTTATTCGTCGCGACTCCATCTTCAACGGCGGGCAGTCCCCCCTGCTGGACCGCCTGCGCACATTCGCCCCCAAGGCCGAGCTGACCCGCGCCCATGGAGCCAGCGACGCCCGGTTCCTGTCCGAGCACGCCATCCCCGGCATCGTCTGGGGCGCGGAAGGCGCGGGCACGCAGCACTCCGAGGGTGAATACCTGGTGATCGAAAGCCTGGAACGTTTGGTCGGGAGCCTGGAAGGGTTCCTGGACTGCCTGCACGCCGAGGAGTCGGGGGTGTAG
- a CDS encoding cyclase family protein, which yields MRLIDLTVPVADGMAGYPGDPPVSVRQIHDLPVEGWRLSEIRLGSHAGTHVNAPWHMAEDGARLEELALTHFVGRALVRQPVTRMPGGQKGVTRDASPDSGCGTIPAGVGLIYADAPLDGDELPLVLAARPPFVAQAVELPMDEAVERELCRAGIVSFENLANTSKLPRDQIFLFIGLPLALCGDGAPVRAVAMLDFA from the coding sequence ATGCGCCTCATTGACCTGACGGTGCCCGTGGCCGACGGCATGGCCGGGTATCCCGGCGATCCGCCGGTGAGCGTCCGGCAGATCCACGACCTGCCGGTTGAGGGCTGGCGTCTGAGCGAGATACGTCTTGGGAGCCACGCGGGAACGCACGTGAACGCGCCCTGGCACATGGCCGAGGACGGGGCGCGTCTGGAAGAACTGGCGCTTACGCATTTCGTGGGACGGGCACTCGTGCGTCAGCCGGTGACGCGCATGCCGGGAGGACAGAAGGGCGTCACACGTGACGCTTCGCCGGACTCCGGCTGCGGGACAATCCCGGCAGGCGTTGGCCTGATCTACGCCGACGCGCCCCTGGACGGGGACGAGCTCCCCCTGGTGCTGGCGGCGCGTCCGCCGTTCGTGGCGCAGGCCGTGGAGCTCCCCATGGACGAGGCTGTCGAGCGCGAACTGTGCCGGGCGGGGATCGTGAGCTTCGAGAATCTGGCCAACACGTCCAAACTGCCCCGCGACCAAATCTTCCTGTTCATAGGGCTTCCGCTGGCTCTATGCGGCGACGGCGCACCAGTGCGAGCTGTCGCCATGCTCGACTTTGCCTGA
- a CDS encoding efflux RND transporter periplasmic adaptor subunit has translation MKCLNIWFLACVLLASALLAGCSDDKKKQTQAKRPVPVSVAKVESGSIPVQITAVGNVEPYRSVALRSQVGGLIVEQRVRDGQEVAAGEVLFVLDPRPFQAALKEAQGKLERDQALLKKAEDDFARYTGLKQKDVVSQQQFDQSQTDAKSLRASIKLSEASIEQARLQLEYSVMKAPFAGRVGGVLVNLGNVIKANDDRNLLVINQIQPVYVSFSVPEQFLPDVAARMGKAPLEVTVSLAGTGAVTDAEVEKGELASVDNAVDRSTGTIRLKGLFKNTEKRLWPGQFAKVALNLDNRNNVITVPGAAVQQGLQGSFVYVVNAQNQAEFRIVETGANVGERIIIVKGVSPGETVVTDGHVRLAPNSLVEVKGGPQASGTKTADAKSPEAAAGEKKQ, from the coding sequence GGTTTCTGGCGTGCGTGCTTCTCGCGTCGGCCCTGCTGGCGGGCTGCTCGGACGACAAGAAAAAACAGACTCAGGCCAAACGGCCCGTGCCCGTGAGCGTCGCCAAGGTCGAGTCGGGCTCCATTCCCGTACAGATAACCGCAGTTGGCAACGTGGAGCCCTACCGCAGCGTGGCGCTGCGCTCCCAGGTGGGCGGACTGATCGTGGAACAGCGCGTGCGCGACGGCCAGGAAGTCGCGGCCGGAGAGGTGCTCTTCGTGCTGGACCCGCGCCCGTTCCAGGCCGCGCTTAAGGAGGCCCAGGGCAAGCTCGAGCGCGACCAGGCCCTGCTGAAGAAGGCCGAGGACGACTTTGCCCGCTACACCGGACTCAAGCAGAAGGACGTGGTCAGCCAGCAGCAGTTCGACCAGTCCCAGACCGACGCCAAGAGCCTGCGCGCCTCCATCAAGCTCTCCGAGGCTTCAATCGAGCAGGCCAGGCTCCAGCTGGAGTACTCGGTGATGAAAGCGCCCTTCGCGGGGCGCGTGGGCGGCGTGCTTGTGAACCTGGGCAACGTCATAAAGGCCAACGACGACCGCAACCTGCTGGTGATAAACCAGATCCAGCCCGTGTACGTGAGCTTCTCCGTGCCGGAACAGTTCCTGCCGGACGTGGCCGCCCGCATGGGCAAGGCCCCGCTGGAAGTGACCGTGTCCCTGGCCGGGACCGGGGCCGTCACCGACGCGGAGGTAGAAAAGGGCGAACTTGCCTCGGTGGACAACGCCGTGGACCGCTCCACCGGCACCATCCGCCTGAAGGGCCTGTTCAAGAATACGGAAAAGCGCCTCTGGCCTGGACAGTTCGCCAAGGTGGCCCTGAACCTGGACAACCGCAACAATGTGATCACCGTGCCGGGCGCCGCAGTGCAGCAGGGCCTGCAGGGCAGCTTCGTCTATGTGGTCAACGCCCAGAACCAGGCCGAGTTCCGTATTGTGGAGACCGGGGCCAACGTGGGTGAGAGGATCATCATCGTCAAGGGCGTCTCGCCCGGAGAGACCGTGGTCACGGACGGCCACGTGAGGCTCGCGCCCAACTCCCTGGTGGAGGTGAAGGGCGGGCCGCAGGCCTCCGGGACCAAGACCGCCGACGCCAAAAGTCCCGAAGCCGCCGCCGGGGAGAAGAAGCAGTGA
- the greA gene encoding transcription elongation factor GreA, with product MQRVPITMEGFRRLEKELGDLKNERPAVIEAIKVAREEGDLRENAGYEAARDRQGMLEARIRYIEGRLATSQVIDLSTLSGDKVIFGATVEIEDSNSGEVKTWTLLGPDESEPSKGSISILSPVGQALLGKGEGDEITVDAPRGRISYEIVSIRFLGTQS from the coding sequence ATGCAACGTGTCCCCATCACCATGGAAGGTTTCAGACGTCTCGAAAAGGAACTTGGCGACCTCAAGAACGAGCGTCCTGCCGTCATCGAGGCCATCAAAGTCGCCCGGGAAGAAGGCGACCTGCGCGAAAACGCGGGTTACGAGGCCGCCCGTGACCGCCAAGGGATGCTGGAAGCGCGTATCCGTTACATTGAGGGCCGTCTGGCCACCAGCCAGGTCATCGATCTGAGCACACTGAGCGGCGACAAGGTCATCTTCGGCGCCACCGTGGAAATCGAGGACTCCAACAGCGGCGAGGTGAAAACCTGGACGCTGCTCGGCCCCGACGAGTCCGAGCCCAGCAAGGGCAGCATCTCCATCCTCTCTCCCGTGGGGCAGGCGCTGCTCGGCAAGGGGGAAGGCGACGAGATCACCGTGGACGCCCCGCGCGGCCGCATCAGCTACGAGATCGTGTCCATCCGCTTCCTGGGCACGCAGTCCTAA